The genomic window TTATTGGCAATGTGCTGGTCATGCTCTCTATCAAGGTCAACAGGAACCTCCAGACGGTCAACAACTACTTCCTGTTCAGTCTAGCATGTGCTGACCTGTTCATCGGCGTTTTCTCCATGAACCTGTACACTGTGTACATTGTGACTGGCCGCTGGCCTTTAGGAGCTTTGGTTTGTGACCTCTGGTTGGCTCTGGACTACGTGGTGAGCAACGCCTCTGTTATGAACCTCCTCATCATCAGCTTTGACCGATATTTCTGCGTCACCAAGCCTCTCAGCTATCCGGTCAAAAGGACCCACAAGATGGCAGGCATGATGATTGCAGGAGCTTGGATCCTGTCGTTCATCCTCTGGGCTCCAGCCATCCTGTTCTGGCAGTTCATCACAGGCAGCCGGACGGTTCCTGAAGGCGAGTGCTACATCCAGTTTTTCTCTAATGCTGTGGTCACCTTCGGCACCGCCATCGCTGCCTTCTACCTGCCAGTCGTCACTATGACCGTACTATACTGGCAGATCTCCAAAGCCAGCCGCAGTCGTGTCCGAAGCAGAGACACTCGGAGAGTATCTAGAGTCAGTAATGATGGAGGCCAGGCTGGACCCACAAACGAGAGCAATAAGGAGAGGAAGTCAATCCAAGGAGGAGAAGAAATTGTTCCACGGAGACAGAGTGCTTCAGATGTCACTACAGGTCTGTATACTTTTTTCTTCCATTGAACACAATGGGAgattttttgaagaatgttcacaCTGCTCTTTATACAGTGTAGACAGGGGCTGTTGAGCTCCAAAGAGACAAAAGATAAGCATAAAAATAGTCTATTCGAGGAGTTTCCAAACAGTGCTGGAGGTGGGCAGgtacttctcttttttttctttagtgtACCGTCAGTTTTCCTTACATAAGGAAGTCCGCCACGCCCTACCTTCTTCAAGAACGCGCTTTGAACCGAGTACCAGCACTTTTATTTTTCCCCTTCAAGCACTCGTCACAACATACTAAACCCGTGAGACTTTTgttaacacaaatgaagatatttttaatgagctcctccattgacagtctatgcaactaccactttgatgcttcaaaaagttcataaagagatcgtaaaactaatccatatgaattgagtggtttagtccaaattttctgaagagacacaatcgctttatatgataaacagatttaatttaggcttgtattcacatataaacattgatcagctgacacatcagttgtggtaaacagaagctcaagcatgtttgcttgacgtaCTAGAACCAGTGTGGTTCATTCTTgtatgttacgcagcacgtttgagattcctcaagaaccaatgaggtttgttcgcACTCATCAAGCTGGTTCAGAAGCTCAagtcggttgagcttctgtttatgtttatgtttttatCCCAGTACTATGTAGTTGCTAGAGTGTTTTGGGACCTGCCACAGCTTTAGCTGGAGGCGGCCAATACAAACCAGCTATTTTGtcacagtgttgccaagtctgtggtTTTCCCGTGGAATTGGGCTACGTTAACACTGTATCCGCGGGTTGCAATGACCCCAATAACATTATATTTAGCCCCTGAAATGCCAATTTTACCAGAGGGAGAACCACcaaaaaaacacagattttacCCACTGAAATgcaattgggctagttttgagtagcaactGACCAGCTATTTATAGTCAGCTACACAAggatcttaaaggtgccctagaattaaaaattgaatttaccttggcatagttgaataacaagagttcagtacgtggaaatgacatacagtgagtctcaaactccattatttcctccttcttatataaatctccaaagaacaggcgaatctcaacataacaccgactgttacgtaacagttgggatcattaatatgtacgcccccaatatttgcatatgccagcccatgttcaaggcattacacaagggcagccagtattaatgtctggatctgtgcacagctgaatcaacagactaggtaagcaagcaagaacaatagcgaaaaatggcagatggagcaataataactgacatgatccataatatcatgatatttttagtgatatttgtaaattgtctttctaaatgttttgttagcatgttgctaatgtactgttaaatgtggttaaagttaccatcgtttcctactgtattcacggagacaagagtcgtcgttattttcattattaaacacttgcagtctgtataatgcataaacacaacttcattctttataaatctctccaacagtgtgtaatgttagctttagccacggagcacaacctcaaactcattcagaatcaaatgtaaacatccaaataaatactatacttatgcgattagacatgttgcatgatgaacattttgtaaagatccatttttatattatattatatatattagctgtgtgaactttgtttatgctgtttaaggcaagcgcaagctcggggggcagggagcaagagatttaaaggggccgcacagcctgaatcggcacatatttaatgatgccccaaaataggcagttaaaaaaatgaactaaaaaaatctatgaggtattttgagctgaaacttcacagacacattcaggggacaccttatacttatattacatcattaTATTACATAGACTTATATTGTTCTCACTtgtcaagcaggttcggttgagcttctttTTATGTTCGCTGcatgatcaatgtttatatgaactaatgttgaaaaattgttgaaaacagcttttcctgcttaacatttttgtggaaatggtcatacttttttcaggattcttggatgaatagaaagttcaatgaacagcatttatttgcatttattaaacagaaatcttttgtaacattataaatgtcttcactgtcacttttgatcaatttattgcatccttgatgaataaaagtattaatttctctttttttttatatcttacCATAAAAATTTGAATCGTAtcattgtttccacaaaaatgttatacagcaaaaactgttttcagcattgataatacgagtaagaagaaatgtttcttgagcagcaaatcagcaaattagtatgatttctgaaggatcatgtgacactgaagactggagtaacaatgctgaaaattcagctaaataaattacattttaaaatatatttaaatatattatattatatttaggtGTTATTTATaagaatatatttaaatatatttaggtgttatttaattttttaaaaattgtaataatatttcatattactGCAGCCTTGATAAGCagaagaaacattaaaaattgtaatgtttccaaacttttgacaggtacagtatatatgtatgtgtatgtgtgtgtatttcttGTTTGTTCAAAATTGGAATAATTGAGTATTGAGAATAGTCTCTAATATCTTGACagtaatattaatagtaataaatgtgttcaaaataatatctaaacattaaaacattaccTAATCTTAacaattttttgtgtgtgttcaagACTGCAATTTAAGATTCTGAGACATATGAACTACTTTTATGGTCTTTTTCTGGAACTTGGCAGCAGTCAAACACAAGTATTGTGTTATCTGAACCAAATACAGTAAATCTTGTCACCATCAAAGATCTCACTGAAAATCCATTGTATCCACCTGCAGGAGAAGAGCGGGAGAGTGAGAATGACTCTATATCTGGAAGTGTGCTGGCTTCTTCAAACCAGCGGGATGAGGAGGCCGCATCCATAAGCACTAACGGTGACATCCGAAGCCGTCAAACCCAATCAGCTCCGCTGGCCACAGGAAGTTGGGTCAGATTTACTTGCTTCAGAACAACATCCCAAAAGGACCTGCAAAACACCTATAAACCCAACAATGGAGGTCAGGACATGACCAACGGGAAGGAAAGGCTGAGCCTGGTGTCGCAGAAGATTCTCATGCCACGTTATCAGAAGAAAAAGTGTTTATCCTCACGGGAGAAGAAGGTAACAAGGACCATTATGGCCATTCTGGTGGCGTTTGCAGCCACATGGACGCCCTACAATGTCATGGTACTCATCAACACTTTTTGCTCGGCCTGTATTCCAAACACAATGTGGATCTTTGGCTACTGGCTCTGCTACATAAACAGTACGGTTAACCCCGCTTGCTATGCCCTGTGCAATGTCACCTTCAAGAACACCTTCAAACAGCTGCTGACATGCAAGTACAGGAATATTAATGCCACCAGAAAACAATAAGACAAGTTGTATGCACTTTCATGGAGAATAACCTGAAGTCTGGTGGTTTGCATCTATAGACCTTATTCACAGCAGCGCCATCTTTGATTTTTGTACGGGAATGAAAGCGAGGCTGAAAGGGATAGACacatctcttaaagggttagttcacccaaaaattaaaattctgtcatttattactcaccctcatgtcattccaaacctgcaagacctttgttcatcttcagaacacaaattaagatatttttgatgaaatccgatggctcagtgagggctccatagacagcaagataattaacactttcagatgcctaGAAAGCtatactaaaacatatttaaaacagttcatgtgactacagtggttcaatgagcggcgagaatactttttatgcgccaaaaaaacaaaataacgactttattcaacaatatctagtgatgggcgatttcaaaacactgctttatgaagcttcagagctttacgaatcgaatcagtggttcgaagcgccaaagtcacatgatttcagtaaacgaggctttgttacgtcataagtgtttcaaaatttcaatggttcacgtgactttggcagttcgATTCACACTCCGAACCagtgattcgaaacaaaagattcgtaaagcttcgaagcttcatgaagcagtgttttgaaatcgccttcactagatattgttgaataaagtcgttattttgggggttttttgtCGCACAAAAAACTCTGGACAATATGAGCTGTGGAAAATTGTTACTTCAGCAGCCAAATTAGAAAGACTTCAGAAAAGAAGtggtattttttatttcttgcatTATTACGTTTAGggtcagtatgttttttttttttttatgcattacaTTGATCATAAGTGATCACTTCAACTTTTTTaacatcataaaagtaaagacatttatattgttatatatgtaaaattaaatacattttgaatatcctgttcatcaaagaatcttgaaaaaaaatggaatttatcatttataataatgttttttgagcagcaaatgaattcagaaggatcatgtgacactgaagactggagtaatgatgcttttgaaatatattaaaactgaaGACTTTAAAGTGTAatgatatttcaaaatattacagttGTTGAAGAGAACTTCATTACAATACACATATTTCTTAAGAGAATCGCATGTTCTCAACATATCAATGTGACTTAATTTTCCTGTCATTTAAGCATGCCAATAATGGTGtttcaatattatatataatctGTGTTTTAGGATTCACATTTTTTGACTAAtaaatttccatgacttttacaGCTATTTGTCATTGCAAATTTCTAAAGAAATGCTTTAAAAACCATTTAATAGATTTTGCAAATTCTAGCTGGTGcagtatgtattatatatataaaaactagtACGTTTTTTTTCTGATTGTGATTAGTCTGTACTTGGCAAGGATAGTGATTATGCAGTTATAcgtgtgaccctggaccacaaaaccattcataagtcacacgggtatatttgtagcaatagccaacaatacaaaatttaaggtcaaaattacagatttttcttttatgcaaaaatcattaggatatccaagtaaagatcatgttccatgaagatagtTTGTAAATTTCTTCTCGTAAATATCAAAAAATTACTTTTGTAAGAAGTATGCATTtttaaggacttcatttggacaactttaaaggcgattttctcaatattttgattttttgcaccctcagatatccaaatattgtcctatcctaacaaaaaaaaaataattttactcAGCTTTGATTTagtcagatgatgtataaatctcaatttcaaaaaaatgatccttatgactggttttgtggtccatggTCACatatttataagcatttttacttgctattaaatgtataaacatattcaagtttttttttaggTGTTATTAATCTATGTGGTAAAAAAATGTATCGGTGTTGTAATGATTTGGAGAacgtgattaaaaaaataacaggaAAACAATTTAGTTAAAAACAATTTTAGCTTTAATCATTTATCATAGGAAAATAAACAGACATCTTGTAGGTCATTAACAAGCAAactggccttttttttttttttttttaaacaaagtttaaatTGCATATGTTCCATTTTACCAGGGAGGAATCACATGAAACGAACAAGCTTGTCCACACACATGGTAAACTCCTCTTTTCCCCCTCTCTccaatatacagtataatgcTGGTATTTCAGGATAAATACTCAAAGGCAGTGACAAAATGCGTTTGTCAGTGGAAATGAGAATAAGAGACATTTTACCTCAATATGAAGCTCTAAAACAAAGTACAGAAAAACAAAGGCATTCAAGGGAACCATCATAATTCAGACTATACCATTAGGAAGGCTGTTCAGTGTTTTATTGCTGATTCAATTTGAACTACATCAAGCCCCTTTTCCAAACAGGCTTAGTAACAAAGTACATGATGCTGCGACTGTGCGtcttaataatataatacacgTCTCTAGAAAAACAAGACATCACTGGCGACACTGAGGTAGCGTAAACGTTACGAGGCGTAGCAGGGCAGGATCTCAGAGGCGTCTCCTAAACCCTTGACCTCGGTCATTTGCCAAAGTCCCAAGTTCAACACCTTAAGGCAGGGCAGCTGCGTGATTCTCTCCAGTCCCCTTTTGGTTATTTTGGTGCAGCCGTACAGGTCGATCCCGGTCAGCTGCGTCAGGTGATCCGCAATGAGCTCGAGGCCCTTGTCCGTGATCCGGACGCACTGGCCGATGTTCAGCGTCTTCAGTTCGTGCATCTGCCGGACCATCCTGTTGATCCCGTCGTCGCTGATGTGGCACGAGCAAAGCGACAGGGATTTGAGCTGGTACAGGCCCTGCGCGATGTAAGCCAGGCTCTGGTCGCCCACTTTGTCGCAAAACGACACGTCCAGCCCGTACAGCCTCAAAGCGCCCATGGAAAGATGCATGATGCCCGTATCGCTGATGTTATCGCACGAGCGCAAGTTAAGCGTCCAGAGTTGGGTCATGTGTGACAGGTGGATCATGCCGGCGTCGGAAATCCCGCCGCAGAAGCTCAAGTTGAGGACTTTCAGCTTGTTTAGGCCCTTGGAAATGTGTTTAAGCGACAGATCGGTGAGTTTCTGACAGTCCTGCAAGGTGAGATGCTCCAAACTCAAGCAGCCCTCCGCGGCGCTGCGCGTCATGCCGGCCAGGTGCCCGATGCCCACGTCCGAAACGTTCCGGCAGCTTCTCAAGTTCAGGCTTTTGAGGTTATGAAGGCCCCAAGCGACGAGCAACAACCCCGTGTTGGTGATATTACTACACCCACCGAGATCCAACAGTTCCAGGTTCTTCAGATACTGCGCAATCCTGCCCAAACTGGAGTCGGTGATCTGTTTGCAAAGGCTGAGGTTGAGGATCCTCAGTGAGGGGATGTCCTGCACGAAAGCATGACCGAGGCCGTTATCCGTCAGGTTGTAGCATCCACTCAAGTTAAGGCTCTCGATGTTGGGCATGCCCTGAATAACATAGCTAAGGCTGCGCCTCAGGCTGAGGATCTGGACTTTCTTGATCCCTCTGGTTTGGAGGCTGGGGAAGAGCGATGGGTTTGCTCTTCTCAGATGGAGTTTGGCTTCTACTCCCCTCCAGACGGATTTGTGGTACGAGGCGTCTCTCCACGCCGTGCACACTTGCGCGACTCTGCCTTTGCCTTTAACGTCCAGGTAGTTGAATATCATCGCTAAGATCTCCGGGAAAAGGCTCGAGACGTGGATCTCCATTTCTAAGAGCAGCTCGTTAGCTTAGCGAAGTTACTAGTCTGGTTTTCTGCCGGCGAGGACCGCATGTACATAAAAATGCCGGGGGAAATGTCCGAACGAAGTAAACAcgcaacaaaaataaaaaacgaaCGCGCTTTGTTGCATTTAAAACTTGCTGAGAGATTCATTCGCTTGGAATAACCAGCTTACGTCGCTGTATTTGCACCGCCAGATCTTTGTAACGGCTGTTTCCAGATCGCGACACATGTTTAGTAAACATAAATGTAAATCCATGAAAAAGCTCGACGAAAAGACTTTGAAAAACGAAACGTTAATGGTTGGAGAAAACAAACGATTTCGCGTGAATACAAATCAGCCATTTGACGAAAACTATGGAGTCCGGTTTCCGGTAGCCTTTGTCTTCATCCTTTCAAAACGGGGAGGGTGACTGTTCACCgggctgtttttattgtatggataaaaaaacatttgtttatgtTCAAAATGTCTGAAATGTATCTAAAAAGGTATTGTTTTCCTTGAAAACATATAAATCATTACCTTTGCTCGAATTAATTCAAATTCTGTTTATTTTCAAACAACAACCACCCCTCTATTCGTAATGGTATGTCCGACTCATTTCCGCGAATCGGTTCTTTTGAGCAGTTTCAAAGAATCGGTTCACAAAAATGATACGTCGAGACATTATACGTCTCGTCTATGACATTTTACATTCATAAAACATAGAAAAGGACGTTTTATAATCACTTTTATTCATAAAAGCAGACATTCAGCTAATAAAAATAAGTCTCAAGGTTTTGGCACGTCtagataatttaaataattaaaacgtGAACACCAAATCTGTTTTGTGTGTTGATAAAAGTAAACACACAAAATTAGGTGCTCATAACTGATATTCGGGTACTAAAATAACGTCAAATCCTTGTTTCACTCCAAATGCTTATATGAGCTCACTAGTTTTTAGGATTTTGACAGTCTTGGTTCAAAATGTAATCGTTCAGATGGTTTTTATGAAACGTTTCAATTGATTTACTAAAAAGATTCGGctcaaaagaatgattcattcacgaATCAAACCTTGCTTCCGGCTCAACTTCACTGACCCGTCCGTAAACAAATACAAGCTCCAGTTATCTGTGAATACGAAATCAAATGTGAGTTTTTCACGCTTATTTCCTATGCCTGAACCTAACCTGTTCATCTTAACGAACGAGTGACTTAAGTAAATTAAGTAACGAAAGCAACAATGAAATATGAGCCTGACCAGTATAAAACCCAGCCATAGCTACTCTAGTAGTTTGAAACAGTCATAAACATGAAGCATAAAAGCATTTTACTACAAATTCAGTCTTGTTGAGGTTGTCCACAGCAGCACACATGAAAGCTGATAACAAATTCAGTATGAAACAAAGCACAGACTTCAGAAATGAGTGCAAAGTATTAAAGTACCACTGTAAACCTTTTACATTTCTAAAAATGTTCCTTGTGTAAAAAATCTATGCAAGATATGCTCAATTTCTTTCTATAAAACTACAGAGAAACTGACCAATTTATAACCCAAGTCAAA from Chanodichthys erythropterus isolate Z2021 chromosome 24, ASM2448905v1, whole genome shotgun sequence includes these protein-coding regions:
- the chrm2b gene encoding muscarinic acetylcholine receptor M2; this encodes METSNLTLSPSLSHANKTNFFLDSPFSPVKLVFIILGLSTLSLITIIGNVLVMLSIKVNRNLQTVNNYFLFSLACADLFIGVFSMNLYTVYIVTGRWPLGALVCDLWLALDYVVSNASVMNLLIISFDRYFCVTKPLSYPVKRTHKMAGMMIAGAWILSFILWAPAILFWQFITGSRTVPEGECYIQFFSNAVVTFGTAIAAFYLPVVTMTVLYWQISKASRSRVRSRDTRRVSRVSNDGGQAGPTNESNKERKSIQGGEEIVPRRQSASDVTTGEERESENDSISGSVLASSNQRDEEAASISTNGDIRSRQTQSAPLATGSWVRFTCFRTTSQKDLQNTYKPNNGGQDMTNGKERLSLVSQKILMPRYQKKKCLSSREKKVTRTIMAILVAFAATWTPYNVMVLINTFCSACIPNTMWIFGYWLCYINSTVNPACYALCNVTFKNTFKQLLTCKYRNINATRKQ
- the fbxl14a gene encoding F-box/LRR-repeat protein 14a; this encodes MEIHVSSLFPEILAMIFNYLDVKGKGRVAQVCTAWRDASYHKSVWRGVEAKLHLRRANPSLFPSLQTRGIKKVQILSLRRSLSYVIQGMPNIESLNLSGCYNLTDNGLGHAFVQDIPSLRILNLSLCKQITDSSLGRIAQYLKNLELLDLGGCSNITNTGLLLVAWGLHNLKSLNLRSCRNVSDVGIGHLAGMTRSAAEGCLSLEHLTLQDCQKLTDLSLKHISKGLNKLKVLNLSFCGGISDAGMIHLSHMTQLWTLNLRSCDNISDTGIMHLSMGALRLYGLDVSFCDKVGDQSLAYIAQGLYQLKSLSLCSCHISDDGINRMVRQMHELKTLNIGQCVRITDKGLELIADHLTQLTGIDLYGCTKITKRGLERITQLPCLKVLNLGLWQMTEVKGLGDASEILPCYAS